The Streptomyces sp. ALI-76-A nucleotide sequence TGCACGGCCCCGATCACCCGCCAGGTCTCCTCATCCCTCAGCGCCCACAACGAGTGGGTCGTCGGCTGCGGCCCGAAGACGAAGTCGACACCCGTGACCGTCACCCGGCGACCGAGGGCAGCGGCCTTGAACGCCTTCTGCGGGGAATCGCCCGTCGCGAGCCGGTCGGCCGCGATCCGGTCCGCGTACGGGTGCCGGCTCCGCTCGCCGAACACGTTCCGCAGCTGCTGCTCAGTGACTTCCTCGCCCGGCGTCAGCCCGAGCGGGCCAGGCCGCGGCGCATCCATCGCCCGGCCGGGACACCCGCTTGCTCCTGAGCCTCCCGGAGCGGCGTGCGGGCCGGCTGCGGCCGGGAGCGGGCCCCGGCCGTCCATGGCCTGGACGATCGGCTCCGTCGGCTGACCCCGGGCGCGCTCGCCGAAGGGCCGGCCGACGCCGAGGCGGCGACAGGGTTGGTGTGGAGGGCCGGCGGAACCGGGTAACGTCTTTGTCATGTTCTTCCAGACCCCGATTTACGAGTGAGAGCGTGACAGGGCCCTACCGACGTCGTTCGATGTCGCCGCCCGTCCCCCACCGATGAATCCGTAGATCCCTGCACATCATTACCGGGAGAACCCGTGACCGTGAGCAAGAACATCAACAACCCCGTGGGCATGGGCGGTGGCCAGCGCAAGAAGCTGTCCCGCGCCGAACGGCAGAACAACGGTCCGCACCGCAACCTCGACCGCCAGGGCGCAGCTGACCAGAAGGCCGAGCTGGTGCGCAAGATGCGCGAGAAGACAGGCGCAGCTGAGGGCGCCGGGCAGGCGGGCGACGACACCGCACAGGGCTGACGTACCGCCGCGGCAAGGCGGCACTCCACGGGGCAGGGCCCGGACCGCGACGCGCGGTCCGGGCCCTGCTGCCATATCG carries:
- a CDS encoding relaxase domain-containing protein — its product is MTKTLPGSAGPPHQPCRRLGVGRPFGERARGQPTEPIVQAMDGRGPLPAAAGPHAAPGGSGASGCPGRAMDAPRPGPLGLTPGEEVTEQQLRNVFGERSRHPYADRIAADRLATGDSPQKAFKAAALGRRVTVTGVDFVFGPQPTTHSLWALRDEETWRVIGAVHERAIEQVLEWIEDEVAVIQYGKEGIYRVWPPGGLVAARSHCPPLTPGRPAQTPAADRPSRAPRHRGRRPNASPTLSTAPARRSTLHTSRAHAPLPRRSRGDQRRARTPTVARRPATSGGSDSPRTVRPMRSDVGRLVRCSP
- a CDS encoding DUF6243 family protein, translated to MTVSKNINNPVGMGGGQRKKLSRAERQNNGPHRNLDRQGAADQKAELVRKMREKTGAAEGAGQAGDDTAQG